One window of the Trachemys scripta elegans isolate TJP31775 chromosome 13, CAS_Tse_1.0, whole genome shotgun sequence genome contains the following:
- the TMEM231 gene encoding transmembrane protein 231 isoform X1, with amino-acid sequence MAQLELFSHPGPGVRYRAGLCSTAALGLLLLWALTYLPPLLVAYRSQGLWLKQSTYMEQPTVQFQYEVLLVATTGADPGSFLAWSTFPAFNHLQEDQLRVPLISTREEDKNHDGKMDQLHFKLELPLQSTEQVLAVQLILTFSYQLHRMSTFVMQSMAFIQSSSPIPGSQLYVNGDLKLHQRQSLSHCGVDIRYNVSVINGTSPFASDYDLTNIIAAYQDRNVTTVLSDSNPVWLVGRAADAPFVINATIRYPVEVILYQPGFWEMIKFAWIQYVSILLIFLWVFDRIKIFVFQNQVLTTIPVLPVSSYKQHQS; translated from the exons ATGGCCCAGCTGGAGCTCTTCTCCCACCCCGGGCCCGGCGTCCGCTACCGCGCCGGGCTCTGCTCCACGGCGGCGCTgggactgctgctgctgtgggcacTCACCTACCTGCCGCCGCTGCTAGTGGCGTATCGGAGTCAGG GACTTTGGCTGAAGCAAAGTACCTACATGGAGCAGCCCACAGTACAGTTTCAGTATGAGGTGCTGCTGGTGGCTACGACTGGAGCTGACCCAGGCAGCTTCCTGGCTTGGAGCACATTTCCAGCCTTCAACCACCTCCAGGAAGACCAACTGCGAGTTCCACTCATCTCG ACTAGAGAAGAAGACAAGAATCATGATGGCAAAATGGaccaattacattttaaattagagCTTCCTCTACAATCTACAGAACAAGTACTTGCTGTCCAGCTAATTCTGACTTTCTCCTACCAATTACAT AGGATGTCAACATTTGTGATGCAGAGCATGGCTTTTATCCAGTCGTCCTCCCCTATTCCAGGGTCCCAGCTTTATGTGAACGGAGACCTGAAATTGCACCAGAGGCAGTCACTTAGCCATTGTGGAGTAGACATCAGATACAAT GTATCTGTGATCAATGGCACCAGCCCTTTTGCAAGTGACTACGATCTCACTAACATCATTGCAGCATATCAAGATAGAAATG TAACAACAGTTCTTTCTGATTCCAACCCTGTTTGGTTGGTAGGAAGAGCAGCAGATGCGCCATTTGTGATTAATGCCACTATCCGTTACCCAGTGGAAGTTATTTT ATATCAGCCAGGTTTCTGGGAAATGATCAAATTTGCCTGGATCCAGTATGTTAGTATCCTACTTATCTTTCTTTGGGTGTTTGACAGGATAAAAATCTTCGTGTTCCAGAATCAGGTGCTGACCACAATACCAGTGTTGCCAGTTTCCTCTTATAAACAGCACCAGTCCTGA
- the TMEM231 gene encoding transmembrane protein 231 isoform X2 encodes MEQPTVQFQYEVLLVATTGADPGSFLAWSTFPAFNHLQEDQLRVPLISTREEDKNHDGKMDQLHFKLELPLQSTEQVLAVQLILTFSYQLHRMSTFVMQSMAFIQSSSPIPGSQLYVNGDLKLHQRQSLSHCGVDIRYNVSVINGTSPFASDYDLTNIIAAYQDRNVTTVLSDSNPVWLVGRAADAPFVINATIRYPVEVILYQPGFWEMIKFAWIQYVSILLIFLWVFDRIKIFVFQNQVLTTIPVLPVSSYKQHQS; translated from the exons ATGGAGCAGCCCACAGTACAGTTTCAGTATGAGGTGCTGCTGGTGGCTACGACTGGAGCTGACCCAGGCAGCTTCCTGGCTTGGAGCACATTTCCAGCCTTCAACCACCTCCAGGAAGACCAACTGCGAGTTCCACTCATCTCG ACTAGAGAAGAAGACAAGAATCATGATGGCAAAATGGaccaattacattttaaattagagCTTCCTCTACAATCTACAGAACAAGTACTTGCTGTCCAGCTAATTCTGACTTTCTCCTACCAATTACAT AGGATGTCAACATTTGTGATGCAGAGCATGGCTTTTATCCAGTCGTCCTCCCCTATTCCAGGGTCCCAGCTTTATGTGAACGGAGACCTGAAATTGCACCAGAGGCAGTCACTTAGCCATTGTGGAGTAGACATCAGATACAAT GTATCTGTGATCAATGGCACCAGCCCTTTTGCAAGTGACTACGATCTCACTAACATCATTGCAGCATATCAAGATAGAAATG TAACAACAGTTCTTTCTGATTCCAACCCTGTTTGGTTGGTAGGAAGAGCAGCAGATGCGCCATTTGTGATTAATGCCACTATCCGTTACCCAGTGGAAGTTATTTT ATATCAGCCAGGTTTCTGGGAAATGATCAAATTTGCCTGGATCCAGTATGTTAGTATCCTACTTATCTTTCTTTGGGTGTTTGACAGGATAAAAATCTTCGTGTTCCAGAATCAGGTGCTGACCACAATACCAGTGTTGCCAGTTTCCTCTTATAAACAGCACCAGTCCTGA